One genomic window of Campylobacter fetus subsp. fetus includes the following:
- the fliR gene encoding flagellar biosynthetic protein FliR → MEFVNYLGQNNVVTFFLLLVRTGALMVFFPFFNHMQIPVIIKAALSFMFAIFLFPLAHAPVGLENLSVEYLILETFSELMFGMCAGVLLMLVFGALQLAGGQISMIMGFSMASVIDPQSGVNMPLISNMLNFIVLLAFLLFDGHHIVLQFIAYSLQFIPLGGFYPDENIVKYTAKGVINLFLFGFIISFPILALSLLADLIFGMLMKTMPQFNLLVVGFPIKIAIAFVVIMAIISAMVKLFTSLMMQVLNDLPGLFF, encoded by the coding sequence ATGGAATTTGTAAATTATCTAGGTCAAAATAACGTAGTTACATTTTTTTTGCTTCTTGTAAGAACAGGTGCGCTTATGGTTTTTTTCCCGTTTTTTAACCATATGCAAATTCCTGTCATTATAAAAGCGGCTCTTTCGTTTATGTTTGCTATATTTTTATTTCCTCTTGCTCATGCGCCGGTCGGTCTTGAAAATTTGAGTGTAGAATATCTGATTTTAGAAACATTTTCGGAGTTGATGTTTGGTATGTGTGCCGGAGTGCTTTTAATGCTTGTATTTGGTGCTTTACAGCTAGCTGGAGGACAAATTTCTATGATTATGGGATTTTCTATGGCAAGCGTGATCGATCCGCAAAGCGGAGTTAATATGCCTCTCATCTCAAATATGCTAAATTTTATCGTATTATTAGCATTTTTACTTTTTGATGGTCACCATATAGTGCTACAATTTATAGCTTATTCACTACAATTTATCCCTTTAGGCGGCTTTTATCCCGACGAAAATATAGTGAAATACACTGCAAAAGGCGTGATAAATTTATTTTTATTTGGATTTATCATATCGTTTCCTATATTAGCTTTATCATTGTTAGCCGATCTTATTTTTGGAATGCTTATGAAAACTATGCCTCAGTTCAATCTTCTTGTAGTCGGTTTTCCTATCAAAATCGCAATTGCTTTTGTAGTTATTATGGCTATTATTTCAGCTATGGTTAAGTTATTTACATCGCTTATGATGCAAGTTTTAAATGATTTGCCTGGTTTATTTTTTTAA
- the argS gene encoding arginine--tRNA ligase, which translates to MKNSVKSEIYRVLGRDFILEKPKDKNLAHYATPFAFSLAKEFKKSPAIIASQLALKFENHELFDVFSINGYLNFKLKGEFLNSLANNALSLAESFGSKKPQSQKDIFIEYISANPTGPLHIGHVRGAVYGDTLARVARHIGLDVFTEYYINDAGNQIDLLGISISLFAREALFNENVQYPDKYYRGEYIEDIAKLALGKFGKDIFYDESRNLELAEFGKDEVLKIIKKDLQDVGIFIESWASEKSLYDELEGTIKKLASSGQMYEKDQTTYIASTMLGDDSDRVVIRSDGRPTYLAGDIVYHDAKFKKGYKHYINIWGADHHGYIARIKAAINFLGYDESRLEVILMQMVSLLKEGKPFKMSKRAGTSVLMSNILSEIGSDALRFIFISKANTSSLEFDIDELKKEDSSNPIFYINYAHARVNQVFAKASKLPNDVVGADLSNLDESGKNLLFEALILPEVLEDAVTSRSLHKIPEYLKSLSASFHKFYNENRVVGSKNEDELLKLFSVVALSIKVALNLIGIKAKDKMEH; encoded by the coding sequence ATGAAAAACAGTGTTAAGAGCGAAATTTATAGAGTTTTGGGGCGTGATTTTATCCTTGAGAAGCCAAAGGATAAAAATCTTGCTCATTACGCAACTCCTTTCGCATTTTCTCTTGCTAAAGAGTTCAAAAAATCACCCGCAATTATAGCTTCCCAGCTTGCACTTAAATTTGAAAATCATGAACTTTTTGACGTTTTTAGTATAAACGGATATTTAAATTTTAAATTAAAAGGTGAGTTTTTAAATTCTCTTGCAAATAACGCTTTGAGTCTTGCAGAGAGTTTTGGAAGCAAAAAACCCCAGAGTCAAAAAGATATTTTTATCGAATATATCAGCGCAAATCCGACCGGACCTCTTCATATCGGACACGTAAGAGGAGCAGTGTACGGCGATACGTTAGCTAGAGTAGCAAGGCACATTGGACTTGATGTTTTTACTGAGTACTATATAAATGACGCAGGAAATCAGATAGATTTGCTTGGGATTTCTATAAGTCTTTTTGCGCGCGAAGCCTTGTTCAATGAAAATGTACAGTATCCAGATAAATACTACAGAGGTGAATATATCGAAGATATTGCTAAGCTTGCTCTTGGTAAATTTGGAAAAGATATCTTTTATGACGAGAGTAGAAATCTCGAACTTGCGGAATTCGGTAAAGATGAAGTTTTGAAGATTATCAAAAAAGATCTGCAAGACGTTGGCATTTTTATAGAGAGTTGGGCTAGTGAAAAATCACTTTATGATGAGCTTGAAGGAACGATAAAAAAGCTTGCCTCAAGCGGACAGATGTATGAAAAAGACCAAACTACTTATATAGCTTCAACTATGCTTGGAGATGATAGCGATAGAGTTGTTATAAGAAGTGACGGCAGACCTACTTATTTAGCTGGAGATATAGTTTATCATGATGCTAAATTTAAAAAAGGATATAAACATTATATTAATATTTGGGGTGCTGATCACCACGGATACATAGCTCGCATTAAAGCAGCTATAAATTTTCTTGGATATGACGAGAGTAGACTTGAAGTAATTTTAATGCAGATGGTGAGTTTGTTAAAAGAAGGCAAACCGTTTAAGATGAGCAAACGAGCTGGAACTAGTGTACTTATGAGCAATATATTAAGCGAGATAGGAAGCGACGCTCTTAGATTCATATTTATCTCAAAAGCAAATACAAGTAGCCTTGAGTTTGATATAGACGAACTCAAAAAAGAAGATAGCTCAAATCCTATATTTTACATAAATTACGCTCATGCAAGAGTAAATCAAGTATTCGCAAAAGCAAGTAAGCTTCCAAATGACGTGGTAGGTGCCGATCTCTCAAATTTAGATGAGAGTGGTAAAAATTTACTTTTTGAAGCACTTATTTTGCCTGAAGTACTAGAAGACGCCGTTACTTCAAGATCGCTTCATAAAATACCTGAATACCTAAAATCTTTAAGTGCTAGTTTTCATAAGTTTTATAATGAAAACAGAGTAGTAGGAAGTAAAAACGAAGATGAACTTTTAAAGCTATTTAGCGTGGTCGCTCTTAGCATCAAAGTAGCTTTAAATTTGATCGGTATTAAAGCAAAAGATAAGATGGAACATTGA
- a CDS encoding triose-phosphate isomerase, protein MIYAANLKCNHTRGGFLEYAKELDNKMSGENVIVFPPSSAFLEAKFKFVQGAQNFYPCDNGSFTGEIGAAMFDEFGITTVLIGHIERRTLGEDEPFLKAKFDFAKQKGWDVIYCIGEDDITHMNGSTKEFLTEQLENIDLEYENLVIAYEPIWAIGTGKSANSVVITDILDFISTKTTAPLLYGGSVNEKNICDIKAIKNCNGVLVGTASWDVKNFINLIKA, encoded by the coding sequence ATGATATACGCGGCAAATTTAAAATGTAATCACACAAGAGGCGGTTTTTTGGAGTATGCAAAAGAGCTTGATAATAAGATGAGCGGTGAAAATGTGATAGTTTTTCCGCCTTCAAGTGCATTTTTAGAAGCTAAGTTTAAATTTGTTCAAGGCGCGCAGAACTTCTATCCGTGCGATAACGGCTCATTTACCGGAGAGATCGGTGCAGCGATGTTTGATGAGTTTGGTATCACTACTGTTTTAATAGGACATATTGAGAGAAGAACTTTGGGCGAAGACGAGCCGTTTTTAAAGGCTAAATTTGATTTTGCGAAGCAAAAAGGATGGGACGTTATCTACTGCATAGGCGAAGATGATATAACTCATATGAACGGGAGTACAAAAGAGTTTTTAACAGAGCAGCTTGAAAATATCGACTTAGAATACGAAAATTTAGTTATAGCTTATGAGCCTATTTGGGCTATCGGCACTGGAAAAAGTGCTAATTCTGTTGTTATAACAGATATTTTGGATTTTATATCTACAAAAACAACTGCGCCGCTGCTTTATGGTGGAAGCGTAAATGAGAAAAACATATGCGATATAAAAGCTATAAAAAACTGCAACGGAGTTTTGGTAGGAACTGCAAGCTGGGACGTAAAAAACTTTATAAATTTGATAAAAGCTTAA
- the rsfS gene encoding ribosome silencing factor: protein MQDRIEKITRLLDEKKAENIEIIDMQNKDYLAKFVIIATTLTGRHAYALLDDLKTELKPIGEEFLGVESSDDWTVIDLGDIMIHLMSETYRTKYNIEEFLKELKK from the coding sequence ATGCAAGATAGAATAGAAAAAATTACAAGATTACTTGATGAAAAAAAAGCGGAAAATATTGAAATTATAGATATGCAAAACAAAGATTATCTAGCTAAATTCGTCATCATAGCCACAACTCTTACGGGACGCCATGCTTACGCGCTTTTAGACGATTTAAAAACGGAGTTAAAACCTATCGGAGAAGAGTTTTTAGGTGTTGAGAGCAGCGATGATTGGACCGTGATAGATCTAGGAGATATCATGATACATCTTATGAGTGAAACTTATAGAACTAAATACAACATTGAAGAGTTTTTAAAAGAGTTAAAAAAATAG
- the nadD gene encoding nicotinate (nicotinamide) nucleotide adenylyltransferase has protein sequence MNIAIFGGSFDPPHNAHDAIVKAALLNLKIDKLIIIPTYLNPFKTEFGADPKKRLVWCEALWQNLDKVEISKFEIEQNRAVPSLESVLHFKKIYNPDIVYLIIGADQLINLEKWYKFKVLKKLVNFVVASRDDIEIPSNLQKLNINVKISSTKVRNELDFCQVPKAVLEDVIKFYKEKNAR, from the coding sequence TTGAATATTGCAATTTTTGGCGGAAGTTTTGACCCGCCGCATAATGCTCATGACGCCATAGTAAAAGCTGCTCTTTTAAATTTGAAAATAGATAAATTAATAATCATACCAACATATCTAAATCCATTCAAAACAGAATTCGGCGCAGACCCTAAAAAACGCCTTGTTTGGTGTGAAGCCCTTTGGCAAAATTTAGATAAAGTTGAAATAAGTAAATTTGAGATAGAGCAAAACAGAGCCGTGCCTAGTTTAGAGAGTGTGTTGCATTTTAAGAAAATTTATAATCCGGATATTGTCTATCTCATTATCGGTGCAGATCAACTTATAAATTTAGAAAAATGGTATAAATTCAAAGTACTAAAAAAGCTAGTGAATTTCGTAGTAGCTTCAAGAGACGATATCGAAATTCCTTCAAATTTGCAAAAACTAAATATAAATGTTAAAATCTCATCAACAAAAGTTAGAAATGAGCTTGACTTCTGCCAGGTTCCTAAAGCCGTACTTGAAGATGTTATTAAATTTTACAAGGAAAAAAATGCAAGATAG
- a CDS encoding phosphoglycerate kinase, whose product MSEIISIKDINFKSGSKVFVRCDFNTPMDEFYNITDDRRIRSAIPTIRYILDQGCSVILASHLGRPKNGYEEKFSLLPVAKRLSRLIDREIIFANDVVGNDAKTKVAALKQGEVLLLENIRFEKGETKDDVALAKELSEYANYYVNDAFGVCHRAHSSVHAITKFYDEEHRAAGFLLIKEIEFARNLIKRPIRPFVAVVGGSKVSGKLQALTNLLPRVDKLIIGGGMAFTFLKAIGENIGNSLLEEDLIEEATNILKKGRELGVKIYLPVDVVAAQTFSAESAIKYVSTQEIPTGWMGLDIGPASVRLFREVLSDAQTIWWNGPMGVFEMDKFSKGSIKMSHAIAESFATTVVGGGDTADVVERAGDADEMTFISTGGGASLELIEGKELPGVKVLLKAES is encoded by the coding sequence ATGAGCGAAATAATTTCCATAAAAGATATAAATTTTAAAAGCGGCAGCAAGGTTTTCGTAAGATGCGATTTTAATACTCCTATGGATGAGTTTTATAATATCACGGATGATAGAAGGATTCGCTCGGCTATTCCTACTATCAGATACATTTTAGATCAAGGTTGCTCGGTTATACTTGCAAGCCATCTGGGTCGTCCTAAAAACGGTTATGAAGAGAAGTTTTCTTTGCTTCCCGTAGCAAAGAGACTTAGCAGACTTATTGATCGCGAGATAATATTTGCTAATGATGTTGTTGGAAACGATGCAAAAACAAAAGTAGCAGCTTTAAAGCAAGGTGAAGTACTTTTACTAGAAAATATTCGTTTTGAAAAAGGTGAAACAAAAGACGACGTAGCTTTAGCAAAAGAGCTTAGTGAGTATGCAAATTACTATGTAAATGACGCATTTGGAGTTTGTCATAGAGCGCACTCTTCAGTGCATGCTATAACTAAATTTTATGATGAAGAGCATAGAGCGGCTGGATTTTTACTGATTAAAGAGATAGAATTTGCCAGAAATTTGATAAAAAGACCTATTAGACCTTTTGTAGCTGTTGTTGGAGGAAGTAAGGTCAGTGGCAAGCTTCAAGCACTTACAAATTTACTTCCTAGAGTCGATAAACTCATCATAGGAGGTGGTATGGCATTTACTTTTTTAAAAGCAATCGGTGAAAATATCGGAAATTCGCTCCTTGAAGAAGATCTTATAGAAGAAGCTACAAATATCCTTAAAAAAGGACGCGAGCTAGGCGTTAAAATTTACTTACCGGTAGATGTGGTCGCAGCTCAAACATTTAGCGCCGAATCAGCTATAAAATACGTCTCTACTCAAGAAATTCCAACCGGCTGGATGGGGCTTGATATAGGTCCTGCTAGCGTTAGATTATTTCGCGAAGTTTTGAGCGATGCTCAAACTATATGGTGGAATGGACCTATGGGCGTGTTTGAGATGGATAAATTTAGTAAAGGTAGCATAAAAATGAGCCACGCGATTGCAGAGAGTTTTGCTACTACAGTAGTTGGCGGAGGCGATACTGCCGATGTTGTAGAGCGCGCCGGAGACGCTGATGAGATGACGTTTATCTCGACTGGCGGAGGAGCTAGTTTGGAGCTTATAGAAGGCAAAGAACTTCCTGGCGTTAAAGTGTTGCTCAAAGCTGAATCGTGA
- a CDS encoding LysR family transcriptional regulator, producing the protein MTIKQIEHFLKLYELNNVSLAAKEFDISQSALSNSLKELENSLNGNLFDRIGKNLIINQKGKAFYEQILPVYLNLKNIEIKMRYNGLLNLNLLSSQNIGNYLLPTVLNDLLGKFNMTLSIKNTAKIVDNILNHKCDLGFIESNIHNKNISKLKICEDELIVVCADKNYQNKECYIDEISDKKWILREDGSGTRQTFLTKIPNGVNINIALELNSTESIKKCLEKSEFFSVLPRFCIPKTLYQIKIKNIKFTRDLSIIFHTKKQEDSEFIGIATALQSKLAAIYKLNVPSYLLL; encoded by the coding sequence ATGACTATAAAACAAATAGAGCATTTTCTGAAGCTTTATGAGCTAAATAATGTTAGTCTTGCCGCAAAGGAATTTGATATATCTCAATCTGCTCTTTCAAACTCGTTAAAAGAGCTTGAAAACTCGTTAAATGGAAATTTATTTGATAGAATAGGAAAAAATCTTATAATAAATCAAAAAGGAAAGGCTTTTTATGAACAAATTTTACCCGTATATTTAAATTTAAAAAATATAGAAATCAAAATGCGTTATAACGGACTTTTAAATTTAAACCTATTATCTAGTCAAAATATCGGAAACTATCTTTTGCCAACTGTTTTGAATGATCTTTTAGGCAAATTTAATATGACTCTTAGCATAAAAAATACGGCTAAAATAGTAGATAATATACTAAATCACAAATGCGATCTTGGTTTTATAGAGAGCAATATTCACAATAAAAATATATCTAAATTAAAGATTTGCGAAGATGAATTAATAGTAGTTTGCGCAGATAAAAACTATCAAAATAAAGAGTGCTATATAGATGAAATATCAGATAAAAAATGGATTTTAAGAGAAGACGGGTCGGGCACTAGACAGACATTTTTAACAAAAATTCCAAACGGAGTCAATATAAATATAGCCTTAGAGCTTAACTCCACTGAATCTATCAAAAAATGTTTAGAAAAAAGTGAGTTTTTTAGCGTTTTGCCGAGATTTTGCATCCCAAAAACGCTATATCAGATAAAAATCAAAAATATCAAATTCACAAGAGATTTAAGCATTATTTTTCACACAAAAAAACAAGAAGATTCTGAGTTTATAGGCATAGCAACCGCTCTTCAAAGTAAGCTAGCTGCTATATATAAACTCAATGTTCCATCTTATCTTTTGCTTTAA
- the fabI gene encoding enoyl-ACP reductase FabI has protein sequence MVMNGKKGLIVGVANKMSIAYGIAKQCKEQGASLAFTFVSDAIKKRVEPIAAELGSSLVYELDVNNKEHLDSLASKIKADFEGIDFIVHAVAYAPKEALEGEFIDTTKEAFDVAMGTSVYSLISLTKAVLPVLKEGGSVLTLTYLGGAKFVPHYNVMGVAKAALESSVRYLARDLGKKNIRVNAISAGPIKTLAASGIGDFKMILKWNECNAPLKRNVSIDDVGKSGMYLLSDLASGVTGEIHYVDAGYNIMGMGDAVVGENGSTVLAWDECKE, from the coding sequence GTGGTAATGAACGGCAAAAAAGGACTTATAGTCGGTGTAGCAAATAAAATGAGCATAGCTTACGGTATAGCAAAACAGTGTAAAGAGCAAGGTGCGTCTCTAGCTTTTACTTTCGTAAGCGATGCTATCAAAAAGCGCGTGGAACCAATAGCAGCTGAGCTTGGAAGTTCACTTGTATATGAGCTTGATGTAAACAATAAAGAGCATTTAGACTCATTAGCAAGTAAGATAAAAGCTGATTTTGAGGGTATCGATTTTATCGTTCATGCTGTTGCTTACGCTCCTAAAGAAGCCTTAGAAGGCGAGTTTATAGATACTACGAAAGAAGCCTTTGACGTGGCTATGGGTACTAGTGTGTATTCGCTTATAAGCCTTACTAAGGCTGTTCTGCCTGTGCTAAAAGAAGGCGGTTCCGTGCTTACTTTGACTTATCTTGGTGGGGCTAAATTTGTACCGCATTACAATGTAATGGGAGTTGCAAAAGCGGCTCTTGAGAGTAGCGTAAGATACCTTGCGCGTGACCTCGGAAAGAAAAATATCAGAGTAAATGCTATATCAGCAGGTCCTATAAAAACATTAGCTGCTAGTGGAATAGGCGATTTTAAAATGATACTTAAATGGAATGAATGCAACGCACCGTTAAAAAGAAACGTTAGCATAGATGACGTTGGCAAAAGCGGAATGTATCTTTTAAGTGACCTTGCTAGCGGTGTTACAGGTGAAATTCATTACGTTGATGCAGGGTATAATATAATGGGAATGGGCGACGCCGTAGTAGGCGAAAACGGCTCTACGGTTCTTGCGTGGGATGAATGCAAAGAATAA
- the gmk gene encoding guanylate kinase, with the protein MSGQILIISGPSGSGKSTLLSKLMRDFDNIYFSISSTTRSIRDGEKDGVNYHYISEDEFKTGIETAKFLEWAYVHKNYYGTSLEPVEKALKDGKIVIFDIDVQGFHLAMKKYREIITSVFVTTKDRNELKRRLEIRDADLKDAIENRLFNAATEMGHINEYDYLIINDDLDRSYSSLKSIFETMSVKTKNYDINAVIDSWNVC; encoded by the coding sequence GTGAGCGGACAAATTTTGATAATAAGCGGACCTAGTGGAAGTGGCAAAAGTACGCTGCTAAGTAAGCTTATGCGAGATTTTGATAATATATATTTCTCGATCTCAAGCACCACAAGATCTATAAGAGATGGCGAAAAAGATGGAGTGAATTATCATTATATAAGTGAAGATGAGTTTAAAACCGGTATAGAAACAGCTAAATTTTTAGAATGGGCTTATGTGCATAAAAATTACTATGGAACTAGCCTTGAACCGGTTGAAAAAGCTTTAAAAGATGGAAAAATAGTAATTTTTGATATCGATGTTCAAGGATTTCATTTGGCTATGAAAAAGTATCGCGAGATCATAACATCGGTTTTTGTAACTACAAAAGATAGAAATGAGCTAAAAAGACGTCTTGAGATCAGAGATGCTGATTTAAAAGATGCTATAGAAAATAGACTATTTAATGCTGCAACCGAGATGGGACACATAAACGAGTATGATTATCTGATTATCAATGATGATCTTGATAGGTCATATTCTAGTTTAAAATCTATCTTTGAAACTATGAGCGTAAAAACAAAAAATTATGATATAAACGCCGTGATAGACAGCTGGAACGTTTGCTAA
- the tatA gene encoding twin-arginine translocase TatA/TatE family subunit, whose amino-acid sequence MGSFSMGHWLIVLAIIVLLFGAKKIPELAKGVGKGIKTFKKEMEDETPVEKIEKADSETQSTKQNETTKNV is encoded by the coding sequence ATGGGTAGTTTTAGTATGGGACATTGGCTGATAGTTCTTGCCATTATAGTGTTATTATTTGGCGCTAAAAAGATACCAGAGCTTGCAAAAGGCGTTGGAAAAGGTATTAAAACATTTAAAAAAGAGATGGAGGATGAAACTCCGGTAGAAAAAATAGAGAAAGCAGATAGCGAAACCCAAAGTACAAAACAAAACGAAACAACAAAGAACGTTTGA
- a CDS encoding YeiH family protein, with translation MTHHKKIYQKRRIQAWIFICLLSSFAYILASTSFFTKFGISALIIAVVLGTFFGNMAHSLVTLVRKSGVLSICTKQILRLGVILYGFRITLNDALSIGIGGIVSAAIVVFSTFLIGYFVGIKLGLDKKSAVLISSGSSICGAAAVLATESIAKGGANRVGVAVCTVVVFGSLGMFLYPLIYGFGFSGFSEVQAGFMSGVSLHEVAHAVAAGNAIGSLASDNAVIVKMLRVLMLVPFLIFLSIFSAFFIGDKRKSSLKSSFPYFAVWFLVALVVGSLPFFPREFASVYINTADTFMLCAAMGALGLTITKNALKNSGKLPFILASVLFIWLIFIGYILSKFFG, from the coding sequence ATGACACATCATAAAAAAATTTATCAAAAAAGACGTATTCAAGCGTGGATATTTATCTGTTTGCTTAGTAGTTTTGCTTATATTTTAGCTAGTACAAGTTTTTTTACTAAATTTGGTATATCTGCGCTTATTATAGCTGTAGTTTTGGGTACATTTTTTGGGAATATGGCTCATTCACTTGTTACTCTTGTGAGAAAAAGCGGAGTTTTGTCTATTTGTACAAAGCAGATTTTGCGTCTCGGGGTTATTTTGTATGGATTTAGAATAACTCTTAATGATGCACTTAGCATCGGTATCGGAGGAATCGTTTCGGCTGCGATTGTGGTTTTTAGTACATTTTTGATAGGTTATTTTGTCGGCATAAAGCTCGGATTAGATAAAAAATCAGCAGTTCTCATTAGCTCTGGATCAAGTATATGCGGAGCAGCAGCTGTTTTAGCTACCGAAAGTATAGCAAAAGGCGGTGCAAACCGTGTTGGAGTAGCTGTTTGCACTGTTGTTGTATTTGGTAGTTTGGGAATGTTTTTATATCCTTTAATTTATGGTTTTGGTTTTAGCGGATTTAGCGAAGTGCAAGCCGGATTTATGAGCGGAGTTAGCTTGCATGAAGTAGCACACGCAGTAGCAGCTGGAAATGCTATAGGAAGTTTGGCATCTGATAACGCTGTTATAGTGAAGATGTTAAGGGTTTTGATGTTGGTTCCTTTTCTTATATTTTTGTCTATTTTTAGTGCATTTTTCATAGGAGATAAAAGAAAAAGTAGTTTAAAAAGCTCTTTTCCATATTTTGCAGTCTGGTTTTTAGTAGCTTTAGTAGTCGGTTCGCTTCCGTTTTTTCCTAGAGAGTTTGCCTCTGTTTATATAAATACAGCCGATACATTTATGTTGTGTGCTGCTATGGGTGCTCTTGGTCTTACTATCACGAAAAATGCGCTTAAAAATAGTGGCAAACTTCCGTTTATTCTTGCTTCCGTATTATTTATTTGGCTTATATTTATAGGATATATTTTATCGAAATTCTTTGGATGA
- the gap gene encoding type I glyceraldehyde-3-phosphate dehydrogenase, whose product MALKIAINGFGRIGRCAARIILNSSEYELAIINDTAERNMTRYLLKYDTVHGEFDKEVNVINDDYIEVEGKKIRVYSTRDIGELDLNGIDVVLECTGKFLTTEKCEAYLKQGAKKVVMSAPAKDDTPTFVLGVNSNTYKGEKIISNASCTTNCLGPVTRVLEDLYGIQKGLMTTIHAYTNGQSLVDVKCRDFRRSRAAAQNIIPTSTGAAKAMKLVMPSLNGKLHGQSVRVPVPNVSMVDLTAVLGKSVSKEELNEAFINASKTSLKGIMAVDFDERVSSDFNSSSYSSIVAADLTQVICGDMIKIMAWYDNEWGYTSRLIEMAKFISER is encoded by the coding sequence ATGGCACTTAAAATTGCAATCAATGGTTTTGGAAGAATCGGTAGATGTGCTGCAAGAATTATTTTGAACAGTTCTGAGTATGAACTTGCTATTATAAATGATACGGCAGAGCGAAATATGACTAGATATCTGCTAAAATACGATACCGTTCATGGTGAGTTTGATAAAGAAGTAAATGTTATAAACGATGATTATATCGAAGTAGAAGGCAAAAAAATAAGAGTTTATTCTACTAGAGATATAGGAGAACTTGATCTAAACGGTATAGATGTAGTTTTAGAATGTACCGGAAAGTTTTTAACCACTGAAAAATGCGAAGCTTATTTAAAACAAGGTGCTAAAAAAGTAGTTATGAGTGCACCTGCAAAAGACGATACTCCTACTTTTGTTTTGGGTGTAAATTCAAATACTTATAAAGGTGAAAAAATAATATCAAACGCTAGCTGTACGACAAATTGTTTGGGTCCGGTTACTAGAGTTTTGGAAGATTTATACGGTATCCAAAAAGGTCTTATGACTACAATTCATGCTTATACGAACGGTCAAAGTTTGGTAGATGTAAAGTGCCGTGATTTTCGTCGCAGCAGAGCAGCCGCGCAAAATATAATCCCTACTAGCACAGGCGCGGCAAAAGCTATGAAACTTGTTATGCCGAGTTTAAATGGCAAACTTCACGGACAAAGCGTTAGAGTTCCCGTACCAAATGTTTCTATGGTTGATCTTACTGCGGTTTTGGGTAAAAGCGTTAGTAAAGAAGAGCTTAACGAAGCTTTTATAAATGCTAGTAAGACAAGCTTAAAGGGCATTATGGCTGTTGATTTTGATGAGAGAGTTAGCAGTGATTTTAACTCTTCAAGCTACTCAAGTATAGTTGCAGCGGATCTTACTCAAGTAATTTGCGGCGATATGATAAAAATCATGGCGTGGTATGACAATGAGTGGGGTTATACTTCAAGACTTATAGAGATGGCTAAATTTATAAGCGAGAGATGA